From Cryobacterium sp. GrIS_2_6:
TTGCCGCCGTCGCTGAAGGAGTCGGGCGTGACATTGAGCACGCCCATGATGCGGGTCATGAGCCAGCGCCGATCAGGGCCATCACTTCGGCGCGGCGGGCCGGTTCGGCGAGTTCGCCGCGCACGGCGAGTGTGACCGTCGAGCTGTTGACCTGGCGGGGGCCGCGCATCGTGACACACCCGTGCACGGCGTCGAGCACGACGAGGATGCCGCGGGGCGCCAGACCGGTCTGGAGCGCCTCCGCGATCTCCTCGGTCAGGCGTTCCTGCACCTGGGGGCGGGCGGCGAGGCAGTCGACGAGGGCAGGCAGCCGGCCGAGGCCGACAACCTTCTCGCCGGGCAGGTAGGCGATGTGCGCGCGGCCGAGGAACGGGAGCAGATGATGCTCGCAGACCGACCGGAAGTCGAGGTCGCGCACGAGCACGAGCTCGCCCGTGGTCAGGCCGACCGGGATGGTGTCGCGCAGCAGGTCGAGCGGGTCCGTGCCGAGCCCGGCGAAGAACTCCCCGTAGGACTGGGCGACGCGACGCGGCGTGTCGGCGAGTCCCGGCCGGTTCGGATCGTCGCCGATCGCCGCGAGGAGCTCCGAGACGAGACCCTGGATTCGGGCCCTGTCGACTGCCACCCGGGGCCTAGGCGGTGGCGGGCCGCGGGGTGCGGGCGGGCGCGCGCTTGGGCTTGATCTCTGCGGCGTCTCCACTGGACACTCCGCCGTCCACGATGCCCTCTTCGATGGGTGCCTTGGGCAGCGGCATCTCGATGGGGGGCACGTCCGA
This genomic window contains:
- the folE gene encoding GTP cyclohydrolase I FolE, which codes for MAVDRARIQGLVSELLAAIGDDPNRPGLADTPRRVAQSYGEFFAGLGTDPLDLLRDTIPVGLTTGELVLVRDLDFRSVCEHHLLPFLGRAHIAYLPGEKVVGLGRLPALVDCLAARPQVQERLTEEIAEALQTGLAPRGILVVLDAVHGCVTMRGPRQVNSSTVTLAVRGELAEPARRAEVMALIGAGS